GTCATTGAGGTCGGCCGCGGATGAAGAATAATTCTCCACTGAGAGGAGCTGGTATGTCACCCAATCCCCCGCGGGGCGACGTCATACACCGGATGCGTGAGTTGTTGCCCACGATGCCGGAGGCTCAGCGGTCGCTGGCCGAGCTGGTGCTGGCTGATCCGGCCGCCGCGGCGCGGATGACCATTGTGGAGCTGTCGGAGCAGTGCGGGGTGTCCACGGGCACGATCACCAGGCTCTGTCGTGCTCTGGGCGTGGACGGCTATTCGGCGCTGCGCATCGCGCTGGCCTCCGACAGTGGGCGGGCCGATGTCCGGGGCACCTGGGCCGCTCACGTAGGCACGGAGCTGACCGAGGGCGACGACATCCGCCATGTCGCCAACGTCATCTCGGCCAACATCGGACATGTCGTCGCCGAGGCGCTCGCCAACCTCGACCTGCCCACGGTCGAGCGGGCGGCCGGCGTCCTGGCTGCCGCACGCCGCGCGATGATCTACGGAATCGGCGGGAGCGGGGCGACAGCCCTGGAGTTCCAGCAACGGCTGTACCAGATCGGCGTGCCCGCCTGGATCCACACGGATGTGCACGTCGCGCTGACCGGCGCCGCGCTGATGGGACGCGGCGACGCCGTCGTCGCCATCTCACACAGCGGGCGCACGCAAGAGGTGCGCGACCTGGTCGCGGAGGCTCGGTCGCACGGCGCGACGACGATCGCCATCACCAACGACGTGGCCTCCCCCGTCGCCGACCGGTCCGAGCTGGTGCTCGCGACCGGGGTGCGCGAGCTGGGCTTCAGCACCGAGACGATCCTCGCCCGGCACGCCCAACTGGCGGTGCTGGACGTGCTGTACATAGCCATCGCGCAGCGTACGTACGAGCAGACCAGGGAGGCGATAGCCATCACGACGGAAGCGGTGCGCTCCCACCAGATCGGCAAGGCCGACCGCACCGCCTCCGGGAGTGCGGTCTAGCCCGCCTTCGCCAGGGATCATTCGGGCATGGTGCCCAGAATGCGGCCGCGGCAGCCGGCAACGGCGTGGAGACAGTCTGGTCCTGCACCATCAAGACGCGTACGGTCCGTCAGCTTTCCTGCCGGTGGGGTTCC
The Nonomuraea helvata genome window above contains:
- a CDS encoding MurR/RpiR family transcriptional regulator, whose translation is MRELLPTMPEAQRSLAELVLADPAAAARMTIVELSEQCGVSTGTITRLCRALGVDGYSALRIALASDSGRADVRGTWAAHVGTELTEGDDIRHVANVISANIGHVVAEALANLDLPTVERAAGVLAAARRAMIYGIGGSGATALEFQQRLYQIGVPAWIHTDVHVALTGAALMGRGDAVVAISHSGRTQEVRDLVAEARSHGATTIAITNDVASPVADRSELVLATGVRELGFSTETILARHAQLAVLDVLYIAIAQRTYEQTREAIAITTEAVRSHQIGKADRTASGSAV